A single Lysinibacter sp. HNR DNA region contains:
- a CDS encoding DUF1398 family protein → MSAAINALRLAQERAMKVRPGVGGFPVLAEVLYRAGVYRNEWFLPGAQSLYFTELGVVVQQGEPVIRGLADVPVFDQEELVRVLRRDQAGKTTFPEFLEGAWGAGVVHYIVDFPARIVTYLGSDGQKYVESYPEVSLD, encoded by the coding sequence ATGAGTGCTGCAATTAATGCGTTGAGGCTGGCTCAGGAGCGTGCGATGAAGGTTCGCCCCGGGGTAGGTGGATTTCCCGTCCTTGCGGAGGTTCTTTACCGTGCAGGAGTTTACCGTAATGAGTGGTTTCTTCCCGGTGCACAGAGCTTGTATTTTACGGAACTCGGCGTGGTGGTTCAACAGGGAGAGCCGGTGATCCGTGGGCTTGCAGATGTGCCTGTCTTTGATCAGGAGGAACTGGTACGAGTGCTCAGACGTGACCAGGCGGGAAAGACGACGTTTCCCGAGTTCTTAGAGGGTGCCTGGGGAGCCGGAGTGGTTCACTACATCGTGGATTTTCCCGCTCGGATTGTTACCTACCTGGGTAGCGATGGTCAAAAATATGTTGAATCTTATCCCGAGGTGTCTCTCGACTAA
- a CDS encoding ABC transporter permease — protein sequence MGWQRVMLLVGLSLTGVFVLTALFAPIIAPYGFAQRRDAAGTFGPQQPPSPEHIWGTTVGGYDVFSRVIWGAQTALLVIVVAVILSLFLGVFLGLVSGYFGGWFDRILVVLCDAIYAFPSLLLAIVMSIVISGGQSSMWGGIFAAAISITVVFVPQYFRVIRAETVRIKTEAYVESARVVGASSPRIMFRHVLRNATRTLPLIFTLNSSEAILTLAGLGFLGFGIEPTAAAEWGYDLNKSISDVSTGIWWTALFPGLAIVLVVLGITLVGESLNDLADPRLRGRRAVKRAIGRRSPLSQVSSSSGNKGRDPVQHGEHNLSNHRDDDLPDHRGDDPSRYRGDGSDASENKASARENSRENGERS from the coding sequence ATGGGGTGGCAGAGGGTTATGCTGCTCGTAGGTCTCAGCCTCACGGGAGTCTTTGTGCTGACGGCTCTTTTTGCGCCGATCATCGCGCCCTACGGGTTCGCTCAGAGGCGGGACGCCGCAGGAACTTTTGGGCCGCAACAGCCGCCCAGCCCCGAACACATCTGGGGGACAACCGTTGGTGGGTATGACGTTTTTTCCCGCGTGATCTGGGGTGCACAGACAGCACTGCTGGTCATCGTGGTTGCCGTTATCCTCTCGCTCTTTCTCGGGGTTTTTCTGGGGCTGGTATCCGGTTATTTTGGCGGATGGTTTGATCGAATTCTTGTGGTGCTGTGCGACGCCATCTATGCTTTCCCGTCGTTGCTGCTCGCTATCGTGATGTCGATTGTTATTAGCGGTGGACAGTCCAGCATGTGGGGTGGGATTTTTGCCGCCGCTATTTCCATCACCGTGGTGTTTGTGCCCCAGTATTTCCGTGTGATCCGAGCCGAAACCGTGCGTATTAAGACCGAAGCGTACGTTGAGTCTGCGCGTGTTGTTGGTGCGAGCAGCCCACGAATCATGTTCCGCCACGTCTTGCGTAACGCCACCCGCACCCTGCCCCTGATCTTTACGCTTAACTCGTCAGAGGCGATCCTCACCCTTGCAGGACTCGGTTTTCTTGGTTTTGGAATTGAACCAACGGCCGCAGCGGAATGGGGCTACGACCTGAACAAATCGATTTCGGACGTTTCCACCGGTATCTGGTGGACCGCGCTTTTCCCCGGTCTTGCGATTGTTCTTGTGGTGTTGGGCATCACCCTGGTGGGTGAAAGCCTCAACGACCTGGCCGATCCGCGGCTGCGGGGTCGCCGTGCCGTTAAACGGGCGATTGGTCGCAGATCCCCGCTATCTCAGGTTAGTAGCTCCTCTGGGAATAAAGGCCGGGATCCCGTGCAGCACGGGGAGCACAATCTCTCCAACCATAGAGACGATGATCTTCCTGATCACAGGGGTGACGATCCTTCCCGCTACAGGGGTGACGGTAGCGACGCATCGGAAAATAAAGCATCCGCTAGAGAAAACAGTCGAGAGAACGGGGAGCGGTCATGA
- a CDS encoding ABC transporter ATP-binding protein: protein MTQPTTPNAADAFGVERGSTEKDIVSISHLSVSFATDMGEVTAVDDVSLAVRSGEILAVVGESGSGKTVTAKTILGLLPETATTAGAVLLHNREKNITSDVITLSKKRLREIRGSDVSMVFQEPSTALNPVYTVGWQIAEGIRAHTRVSRKEAREQVIEIMRRVGIPEPEERVDYYPHQFSGGQKQRIIIAMALVLNPGLIVADEPTTALDVTVQAEILDLLRRCRDEFGAAIVLITHNMGVVADLADRVAVMYRGELVEQAGVKELFASPREQYTRELLAAVPKIGVGPALAAERAAAREPGWNEKPPLVVARDLHIEFPGRLGRSGFVAVDGISFEIRRGEVLGLVGESGSGKTTTGRAIAGLNRVTGGSLRVLGYEMRGMRERAFKKFRKDIGFVFQDPASSFNPLLTVAECVAEPLVVHGRAAHASDARSRVNDLLEAVQLPRSYGDRYPHELSGGQRQRASLARALALEPQLLIADEPTSALDVSVQARVLELFSELQRELGFACLFISHDLAVVDLLADRIAVLYHGKLVEEGPGSQVLVHPHHPYTQRLLASLPVPDPVLQAARREKLRALSE, encoded by the coding sequence ATGACACAGCCCACCACACCCAACGCGGCTGATGCCTTCGGGGTCGAGCGTGGATCCACCGAAAAAGATATCGTGTCGATCTCTCATCTTTCGGTTTCTTTTGCAACCGATATGGGGGAGGTCACGGCGGTTGACGATGTGTCGTTGGCCGTGCGTTCGGGGGAAATCCTGGCGGTTGTGGGGGAGAGCGGCAGTGGTAAAACCGTCACCGCCAAGACCATTCTGGGGCTGCTCCCTGAAACGGCTACGACTGCGGGCGCGGTCTTATTGCACAATCGTGAGAAAAACATCACCTCTGACGTGATTACACTCAGCAAGAAGAGGTTACGGGAGATTCGCGGAAGTGATGTTTCGATGGTGTTTCAGGAACCCTCTACCGCGCTGAACCCCGTATACACGGTCGGCTGGCAGATAGCCGAGGGAATCCGCGCCCACACGAGGGTGAGCAGAAAAGAGGCGAGGGAACAAGTCATTGAGATTATGCGTCGAGTGGGCATCCCAGAGCCCGAGGAGCGCGTGGACTATTACCCGCACCAATTTTCGGGGGGACAAAAACAGCGCATCATCATTGCGATGGCCCTCGTGCTCAACCCTGGCCTGATCGTTGCCGACGAGCCCACCACAGCCCTCGACGTGACCGTGCAGGCTGAAATTCTTGATCTGCTTCGCCGCTGCCGGGACGAGTTTGGTGCCGCCATTGTGCTCATTACACACAATATGGGGGTTGTTGCCGACCTGGCGGATCGTGTTGCGGTGATGTATCGCGGGGAACTGGTGGAGCAGGCGGGGGTGAAAGAACTTTTTGCCTCTCCGCGGGAGCAATACACACGTGAGCTATTGGCCGCGGTACCCAAGATCGGGGTCGGGCCCGCGCTCGCCGCGGAACGAGCAGCCGCCCGTGAGCCGGGGTGGAACGAAAAACCGCCCCTCGTGGTTGCGCGCGACCTGCACATAGAGTTTCCGGGACGCCTGGGACGTAGCGGCTTTGTGGCGGTTGATGGAATCAGTTTTGAGATCCGACGCGGAGAGGTTCTGGGTCTGGTGGGCGAGTCGGGTTCGGGTAAAACCACGACGGGACGAGCGATAGCCGGGCTGAACCGGGTGACGGGCGGTTCTCTCCGTGTGCTCGGATACGAGATGCGGGGGATGCGTGAGAGAGCGTTTAAGAAGTTCCGTAAAGATATTGGATTTGTATTCCAAGACCCCGCTTCAAGCTTTAACCCTCTGCTTACGGTAGCTGAGTGTGTTGCGGAGCCCCTGGTGGTTCACGGTAGAGCTGCGCACGCATCGGATGCCCGGTCCAGGGTGAACGATCTCTTGGAAGCGGTGCAACTTCCGCGTTCCTACGGCGATCGTTACCCGCACGAATTGAGCGGTGGTCAGCGGCAGCGGGCAAGCCTGGCGCGTGCTCTCGCTCTAGAACCGCAGCTTCTGATTGCCGATGAGCCAACCTCGGCCCTAGACGTATCGGTGCAGGCCCGTGTGTTAGAGCTCTTCTCCGAGCTGCAGAGAGAGCTCGGCTTTGCCTGCCTCTTTATTAGTCACGACCTCGCCGTTGTTGACCTACTCGCCGACCGGATCGCGGTTCTGTATCACGGTAAGCTGGTGGAGGAGGGGCCGGGTTCCCAGGTGCTGGTACATCCGCACCATCCCTACACCCAGCGGCTCTTGGCCTCTCTTCCGGTTCCAGATCCGGTTCTCCAGGCCGCGAGGCGAGAAAAACTGCGGGCCCTGTCTGAATGA
- a CDS encoding malate dehydrogenase gives MSAQPVTITLTGAGGQIGYAALFRIASGALLGSQQSVRLRLLEVPQGLQAAEGVALELTDCAFPLLHSVDIFTDPNAAFEGASVAFLVGARPRTAGMERADLLQANGGIFGPQGRAINDHADDNIRVIVVGNPANTNALIAQHNAPDVPPERFTALTRLDHNRAIGILAQEARVHVSEINGITVWGNHSATQYPDLSHATISNAPALDTLDPLWARGEYIRRVAQRGAEIINTRGSSSAASAANAAIDHMRDWISGTPQRWTSVALPSDGSYGIPEGIVSSFPARSVDGSWKIVQGLTIDLFSRERIEASVNELLEEHNAVKALGLIPA, from the coding sequence ATGAGTGCACAACCAGTAACCATCACCCTCACAGGAGCCGGAGGGCAAATTGGCTACGCCGCCCTCTTCCGCATAGCCTCCGGTGCTCTCCTCGGGTCGCAACAGTCCGTCAGGCTGAGACTACTTGAAGTCCCACAGGGGCTTCAAGCCGCCGAAGGAGTCGCCCTCGAACTCACCGATTGCGCGTTTCCCCTGCTGCACAGCGTTGATATTTTCACGGATCCAAACGCAGCCTTTGAGGGAGCCAGCGTAGCCTTTCTTGTGGGTGCACGCCCCCGCACAGCGGGCATGGAGAGAGCAGACCTACTCCAGGCGAACGGTGGTATCTTTGGGCCCCAGGGCCGGGCGATTAACGATCACGCAGACGATAACATCCGCGTAATCGTTGTGGGAAACCCCGCCAACACAAACGCTCTCATCGCCCAGCACAATGCTCCCGACGTACCCCCCGAGCGTTTCACCGCACTCACTCGCCTTGACCACAATCGAGCCATCGGCATTCTTGCCCAGGAAGCACGGGTACATGTCTCCGAAATCAACGGAATCACGGTGTGGGGAAATCACTCCGCCACACAATACCCCGATCTGAGCCACGCAACCATATCCAACGCACCGGCACTCGACACGCTAGATCCGCTGTGGGCTCGGGGAGAATACATTCGTCGCGTGGCGCAGCGAGGAGCAGAGATCATCAACACACGAGGCTCTTCCTCAGCAGCGAGCGCGGCTAACGCCGCCATTGACCACATGCGTGATTGGATATCCGGCACCCCTCAGCGCTGGACCTCTGTGGCGCTCCCCTCCGACGGCTCGTATGGAATTCCCGAGGGGATAGTCTCCTCGTTTCCGGCTCGCAGCGTCGACGGTTCGTGGAAGATAGTTCAGGGGCTTACGATTGATCTCTTCTCTCGAGAACGTATTGAGGCGTCCGTGAACGAACTCCTCGAGGAGCACAATGCGGTGAAAGCTTTGGGATTGATACCCGCCTAG
- a CDS encoding helix-turn-helix domain-containing protein: MRESIRHALSVCPVEVTVSVVGGAWKLTIVELLLDRTLRYGELRREVGDITDRVLTRQLRELEGDGLVRRTVFPEVPPRVEYALTPLGETLRPLINAMSHWGYSWAASQGVHVAESIPS, encoded by the coding sequence ATGCGAGAATCAATTCGACACGCGCTCAGTGTCTGTCCAGTTGAGGTAACAGTAAGCGTCGTCGGTGGGGCCTGGAAGCTCACGATTGTCGAACTGCTACTTGACCGCACACTTCGCTACGGAGAGCTGCGCCGCGAAGTTGGTGACATCACTGACCGCGTTCTTACTAGACAGCTACGCGAACTTGAGGGAGACGGCCTGGTACGTCGAACCGTCTTCCCCGAGGTTCCGCCAAGAGTCGAATACGCTCTCACGCCGCTGGGTGAGACATTACGACCGCTCATCAACGCCATGAGCCATTGGGGTTACTCGTGGGCAGCATCGCAAGGTGTCCACGTGGCCGAGTCAATACCATCCTAG
- a CDS encoding cupin domain-containing protein, which yields MSISSGINDVPFSVGVDSVVLEPELTFPGEVLEGDPRMTIGEIWESADRTQWRGIWQVEPGKFTWTFPGDEFFVVTSGHATVERENGEPLELVAGMVAIFNPGDVTTWTVHETLRKALHLGGLPETA from the coding sequence ATGTCCATTTCATCCGGTATCAACGACGTCCCCTTCTCTGTTGGTGTTGACTCAGTCGTTCTCGAACCAGAGCTCACCTTTCCTGGTGAGGTTCTTGAAGGCGACCCGAGGATGACGATTGGTGAGATTTGGGAGTCTGCAGACCGCACCCAGTGGCGCGGTATCTGGCAGGTCGAGCCGGGGAAGTTCACCTGGACATTCCCCGGAGACGAGTTTTTCGTAGTGACCTCCGGTCACGCCACCGTCGAACGTGAGAATGGTGAACCGCTAGAGCTGGTTGCCGGGATGGTCGCCATTTTCAACCCAGGAGACGTCACCACTTGGACAGTGCACGAAACTCTTCGCAAGGCACTGCATCTCGGCGGCCTCCCCGAGACTGCCTGA
- a CDS encoding NAD(P)H-dependent oxidoreductase, whose protein sequence is MSTKHVLVVWEHPRTNSLTSAIAGDVIAEPTVKGLEVDVLDLYRDCFNPVRATGSERCYELIGG, encoded by the coding sequence ATGTCCACTAAACACGTCCTCGTAGTCTGGGAGCACCCTCGTACAAACTCACTCACCTCAGCAATTGCGGGTGACGTCATTGCAGAACCCACCGTCAAAGGTCTAGAAGTTGATGTACTTGACCTCTATCGTGACTGTTTCAATCCCGTGCGGGCGACGGGATCAGAACGGTGTTACGAGCTCATCGGGGGATGA
- a CDS encoding winged helix-turn-helix domain-containing protein yields MSLITTTTQTTSHTHEKTRAFRPQSIASARPDLASPAPATPNIRAVPAGTEARGFAFYVGFDEDKAADAETSLGAIVEALKQLTAHIAPGSETYAAVALAPEQTGGRDVDVVRLALGDPAAVARHRKPEVDLDLDRARDGVVIDLSRKRLLLDNNPVSLTYKEFELIQFLVLREGQTIERHELISGLWDDAKDEEIPSERTIDVHVRRLRVKLGDYQDIVRTVRGVGYRFDRHADVSIRHSSTPSPDLF; encoded by the coding sequence ATGTCACTCATCACCACAACCACCCAGACCACTTCACACACCCACGAAAAAACCAGGGCTTTCCGCCCACAAAGCATAGCTTCCGCCCGTCCCGACCTCGCATCACCCGCCCCAGCAACCCCCAACATCCGTGCAGTACCCGCCGGAACGGAAGCCAGGGGATTTGCCTTCTATGTCGGCTTTGACGAAGATAAAGCCGCAGACGCAGAAACCTCCCTCGGGGCGATTGTTGAGGCTCTCAAGCAGCTCACCGCCCACATTGCACCCGGGTCAGAAACCTATGCGGCAGTTGCACTGGCCCCAGAACAAACGGGTGGTCGCGATGTTGACGTTGTGAGGCTTGCTCTCGGCGATCCGGCAGCAGTTGCCCGCCACCGCAAGCCCGAGGTTGATCTCGATCTGGATCGCGCCCGTGACGGTGTTGTCATCGATCTCTCCCGCAAACGCTTGTTGCTCGATAACAATCCCGTCTCACTCACCTACAAAGAGTTTGAACTAATTCAGTTCTTGGTGCTTCGCGAGGGCCAAACGATAGAACGCCACGAACTTATTAGTGGGCTGTGGGACGATGCAAAAGACGAGGAGATTCCCAGCGAACGAACCATTGATGTTCACGTACGACGCCTGCGAGTTAAGCTGGGGGACTACCAAGACATCGTTCGCACGGTTCGTGGCGTAGGTTATCGATTTGACCGCCACGCGGACGTATCAATCCGACACAGCAGCACCCCCAGCCCAGATCTGTTCTAG